A window of the Gossypium hirsutum isolate 1008001.06 chromosome A03, Gossypium_hirsutum_v2.1, whole genome shotgun sequence genome harbors these coding sequences:
- the LOC107944751 gene encoding aminoacylase-1 — translation MKCVGMQYMEAVRRLKASGFQPKRSLYLSFVPDEEIGGHDGLEKLAQSDVFKNMNVDIVLDEGLASPNENYRLFYGERMPWWLVIKATRAPGHGAKLYDNSAIENLFKSIESIRRFRASQFDLVKAGLKGEGEVISVNMAFLKAGTPSPTGFVMNLQPSEAEAGFDIRIPPTVNAEFLEKRIAEEWAPASRNMSFEGIMESVEKGEVTWRLLGLVLM, via the exons ATGAAGTGCGTGGGCATGCAGTATATGGAGGCTGTTCGTAGGTTGAAGGCTTCTGGGTTTCAGCCAAAACGGTCACTTTACTTGTCGTTTGTCCCTGATGAAGAGATTGGTGGCCATGACGGTCTTGAGAAGTTGGCTCAATCCGATGTTTTCAAGAATATGAATGTTGATATTGTGCTTGATGAAG GGTTGGCTTCACCCAATGAGAATTACAGGTTATTCTATGGAGAGAGGATGCCGTGGTGGCTGGTGATAAAGGCTACTAGAGCTCCTGGACATGGGGCGAAGCTTTACGACAACAGTGCAATTGAGAACCTTTTCAAGAGCATTGAGAGTATCAGGAGGTTCAGGGCTTCGCAGTTTGATTTGGTCAAAGCTGGTTTGAAGGGTGAAGGAGAAGTCATTTCGGTTAACATGGCCTTTCTGAAGGCTGGCACGCCTTCTCCCACA GGTTTTGTTATGAATTTGCAGCCGTCTGAAGCAGAAGCTGGTTTTGATATTCGAATACCACCAACAGTTAATgcagaattcttggagaaacggATAGCTGAGGAATGGGCACCTGCTTCTCGAAACATGTCATTTGAG GGTATTATGGAGAGTGTGGAAAAAGGGGAGGTTACATGGAGGTTACTGGGTTTGGTGCTGATGTGA
- the LOC107886827 gene encoding endoglucanase 5-like precursor (The RefSeq protein has 1 substitution compared to this genomic sequence) has protein sequence MNNFNIVACLILLGFQAAIVLAEFNYGEALDKTFMFLEAQRSGKLPFDQCVKWRGDSGLKDGALQGVDLVGGYYDAGDHVKFGLPMAFSVTMLAWGTIEYRKEITNLNQMGHTLWAIRWGTDYFIKAHTQPNVLWGQVGDGDSDHYCWERAEDMTTPRTAYKLDEAHPGSDLAGETASALAAAAIAFKPYNSSYSELLLVHAKQLFSFADKFRGLYDDSIQCAKQFYTSSGYSDELLWAATWLFRATGEEHYLKYVVDNAVYMGGTGWAVKEFSWDNKYAGVQILLSKVLMEQKGGAYISTLKQYQAKADYFACACLQKNDGYNVHLTPGGLMYVHEWNNLQYASAASFLLAVYSDYLSAANAKLTCPDGQIQPHEVLNFAKSQADYILGKNPKSMSYLVGYGPKYPTHVHHRGASIASISVLPSMVSCVQGFEAWYRSPEADPNVIYGALVGGPDQNDGFNDDRSSYEQTEPTLSGSAPLVGLFAKLESLSRNKGPYHKRPTTEQPSQNYHHQTSVPSTKSPGVPPVRFLHSITNTWNVGKTTYYRHKVVIKNTSEKPITDLKLVLEDLSGNLWGLSPTPVKNTYELPPWLKVLNPGSDCSFVYIQEGPQAKVSVLSYQ, from the exons ATGAACTACTTCAACATTGTTGCTTGCCTTATCCTGCTGGGATTTCAGGCAGCCATTGTTCTAGCCGAGTTTAACTACGGTGAAGCCCTTGACAAAACCTTCATGTTTCTTGAGGCACAAAGGTCCGGTAAGCTACCATTTGACCAGTGTGTCAAGTGGCGGGGTGACTCCGGCCTCAAGGATGGCGCTCTTCAAGGg GTGGACTTGGTAGGAGGATATTATGATGCAGGGGATCATGTGAAGTTTGGGCTACCAATGGCATTTAGTGTGACAATGCTTGCATGGGGAACTATTGAATACAGGAAGGAAATCACTAATTTGAACCAAATGGGACATACTTTGTGGGCTATCAGATGGGGCACAGATTATTTCATCAAGGCTCACACTCAACCCAATGTTCTTTGGGGACAG GTTGGCGATGGGGACTCTGATCACTACTGTTGGGAGCGTGCGGAAGACATGACAACTCCGAGAACAGCTTACAAGCTCGACGAGGCTCATCCAGGTTCTGACCTTGCCGGTGAAACAGCTTCTGCTTTGGCTGCTGCCGCGATAGCTTTCAAGCCTTACAACTCTTCTTACTCGGAGCTCCTCCTAGTGCATGCCAAACAG CTTTTCTCGTTTGCAGATAAATTTAGAGGCTTATATGATGATTCCATCCAATGTGCTAAGCAGTTTTATACATCGTCGGGTTACTCG GATGAATTATTGTGGGCTGCAACTTGGTTATTCCGAGCAACCGGCGAAGAGCATTACCTGAAGTATGTCGTAGACAATGCTGTCTATATGGGTGGAACTGGATGGGCTGTCAAAGAATTCTCTTGGGACAACAAGTATGCTGGTGTGCAAATCCTTCTTTCAAAG GTGTTGATGGAGCAAAAAGGTGGTGCATACATTTCGACACTAAAGCAATATCAGGCCAAAGCTGATTATTTTGCCTGTGCTTGTCTGCAAAAGAATGATGGCTACAATGTCCACCTCACCCCTG GTGGCTTAATGTATGTACATGAATGGAACAATCTGCAATATGCATCAGCTGCATCATTTCTTCTTGCTGTCTACTCTGATTATCTCTCTGCAGCAAATGCTAAACTTACTTGTCCCGATGGCCAAATTCAACCACATGAAGTTCTAAATTTTGCCAAGTCACAGGCCGATTACATTCTAGGCAAAAATCCCAAGTCAATGAGCTACTTGGTAGGTTACGGACCAAAATATCCGACCCACGTTCACCACCGAGGTGCTTCAATCGCGTCAATCTCTGTTCTTCCTTCGATGGTGAGCTGCGTCCAAGGATTTGAAGCCTGGTACCGCAGCCCTGAAGCGGATCCTAATGTCATATACGGAGCTCTGGTGGGAGGACCCGACCAGAACGACGGCTTCAACGATGATCGGTCTAGTTACGAGCAAACTGAGCCTACACTTTCCGGGTCTGCACCTCTTGTCGGCCTTTTCGCTAAGCTTGAAAGCCTATCTAGAAATAAAG GTCCGTACCATAAACGACCAACAACCGAGCAACCATCACAAA ATTACCATCACCAAACATCGGTTCCTAGCACAAAATCTCCAG GCGTCCCACCAGTTAGGTTCCTTCACTCAATAACCAACACATGGAATGTGGGGAAAACGACTTACTATCGCCACAAGGTTGTAATAAAGAACACATCTGAAAAGCCAATAACAGATCTGAAGCTGGTGCTTGAAGATTTATCGGGTAATTTATGGGGTCTTTCTCCGACACCGGTCAAGAACACCTACGAGCTTCCACCATGGCTTAAAGTGTTGAATCCTGGTTCCGACTGCAGTTTTGTTTACATTCAAGAAGGTCCTCAAGCCAAGGTTTCAGTTCTTAGCTACCAATGA